gtaacgGGCACAGAAACTTGAACATAGCAAGTTCCACCTAAACATGAAGAGGATGCAGATCAGTGCTGGCTGCTTTATCTCTTGGGTCTTCCCTGGGGCTTTGTTACCCCTGGTGCTGATCAGGTCATTCCCTCCAGCAGAGTGTTGTCCAAAGTGATCCAGAGGCAGGAAAAACATCTGATATTCACAGGGCTGTATCACAGGAGAGCTAAGCTGAAGGCCAGAATAACCTGACAGTGACAGAAGGTTAAAATCCCAGTCCCTGGTCAGACAGGATGAGGTTTTCTGGAGCTTGTGAgtctctggtcatggatttttttctctttccccagaaGTCTCTAAATCAGGTACCTGGTGTAGAGCCTGAAATCACTCCGAATTCTCTGGTTACAAAGGCAGCTGCAGTAAGGTCTGTGTGGTGGGAACAGGACCAGTCATTCATTGCAAAGGCTGGAGATGTTCTCCCATCAGTGTCTGTGGACATGGGACTGAGTGGGATGTCTGAGCATGGGCAGCTGGGAGGCACCAGGAGTGCAGGAGCATTTGCTCCATGGCTCCTTTGGTTGCAGTTTTGTGCAAAACACCCTGTGATGCACGTGTTTGCTGTTTGGAGATTTCATCTGCTGTTTGGATAACCTGTGTGCTGACAGAGCCTGGCATCCAGCCTGGACTGGGCCCAGTTTGATGTTTGGAGCTGTTTGGACCCTGCAATAAGCCACTTGAGGTGAACCAGAGCCCAGCCTGTCAAGGAGATGCCTCCCCAGGTACCCAGGGCAGTGACCCATGGATGTGTGCAgagcagggggaaggggagTGATGATCTGAGACCAACCTGCAGAGCTCTGACCCCCCCTGAGGGCTCCTGCCAGCCAGACCCTGCACCAGGAGCTCGAGGGGCACAGCAGCACCTCGGTGTCACTTGGAGTCCTTGTGTTTCCTGGTGAGTCACAACAAGGTGCAGGGTCCAAACCTGTCCACAGAGCTTCTCTGTCCTCCTGAGCTGCCACATaaccctctgccctgctccaaACCACAGCTGGGGGGCTTGGGATGCTCCCCAGAGCACCCTGGCTGTGGCTCCCTTCAGTTCTGTCACCGGCTGTGgtcccagcaccctcctgcctcTGGGTCTTGCAAAAcatttggtttgctttggtcTGGTTGacagaggaggggacagggcttGTTGTTCCCTTGGTCAAGGGCAGCAGCTGTCAGGTGGCCAGAGCCCAGCTTGGGACCTGCCACCCCTCCTCCTAAAAGCCTTTTGTCCCTTGTCACCCAAAGCCTGGAGCCACCCCTGGAGGGTGAGCAGACAATGACCCCAGGGCACTTGGGGGGCCCGGGTCTGCCTGGGTGAATCTTCCCCAGAGAAACCCCTTCCTCTGAACCATCCCCTCCCCGTGCAGCATCAGAGGgacctctctgcctctcccagcccctctTTTGGGTGGGTGACACCAGTTTCTGGGCAGGGAAGTGTTGGTGGGACAGAGCTGGTgctctccctgcccatggagaGGCCACACAGAGGGGGTTCCTGCAGccaggagcccccagggacccccccaggctgtgccccCCACCACTCCCTGCACCTTCAGGAGCcaggaaagaaacaaggaaGGAGCCAAATGCACCTTGGACTCAGGTTCAAGTCTGTCCTGACAGCACCCCCATTGCCACCTACAGATGGGgacccccccaaccccttccaaTTCTCACGGGTTCAGAGGACAAACCCCAAGTGACCAGGATTTTCCATGaacttgtaaatattttaatagcaaCGTTTGTGTCAAGCTGCTGTCCCATGAGGTGTCCTGGGAGTTTGGGATGGGTGGGAAGCTCCAGGATGAGGGATTTCTCACCacaggggctgggatggggaaTCCTGAGGCCTCATACACCTGcctgggggggggagcaggCAAAGCTCCCACCCCCCACTTTAATTCAACCTTAAGGAAATCTTGACTTGGAgccaggctgtgcagagcagcatcCTGCCCTCCTGGCCAGGGGCTCAGCTGCTGTTCTCACTTTGCCTGGACCATCAGGGACAAAGCATGATGCTGGTCTGGGGTTTCTGACAGGGTCCGGGCCCCTCGTTCTTCCTGGGTCAGGCCGGGGTCTGGGTGCAGGCTCTGACCCCCCGGGAAGGGCTCACTCTGTGCAAGGAGAGGTGTCCCAGGGTGAGATGCTCCATACTTGGGCTGTTCTGAGTTGATGTGTCCCATGGTGAGATAGTTTGGACTGGGAGGATGCTCCATACCTGGGGTGCTCCAAGTCGGGAGGATTCTTCTGCCCGGGATGCTcatgtccctgctgcccctACAGGGATGCTCCCTCTCGGGTGGATGCTGCTGCCCCATCCCGGGATGCTCCGTCCCAGAAGGATTCTCCCGTCCTGGGATGCTCCGTGCCGTGAGGATCTTCCGTCCCCGGGATGCTCCGTGCCAGAAGGATTCTCCCGCCCCGGGATGCTCCGTGCGGGCCCTTCGGCCTCCCGGTCGGTCCCAGCGGCTGCTTTAAGGGGAGGGACGGAAATCTGACCCGTCCCCGGGCTCGGCCGGGCCCCTTAAAGCCTCTGCGGGGCGGCGGATCCCCGCTGCGGCCAGGTCGGACCCGCCGGTCCCGCCATGGGCTCCCTGGGGCGCTGCCTGGCCCGGAGCCTGCTGAGGGGGCAGCCGGGGCTGAGCTGCCCCCCCGGGCCCCGCTGCTACGGCTCCGGTGAGACACGGCCCCTGCCTGCCCCGGgaccctgtccccatccctgtcctgtCCCGGGGGaccctgtccctatccctgtcccgCTCTCAGACCCTTCCCTATTCTGCCTCTAGGGACCCTGTCCCCCTCCTCATCCTACCCTGGGgaccctgtccccatccctgtcctcccctcagccccttccctACGCTGCCCTGGggaccctgtccctgtcctcatCCTGCCCTGGAGACTTCAGCTTCATGTTCTCCTCAACCCCTTCCCTACCCTGTTCCTGAGGAGCTACTCCCAATCTTTGTCCTGCTCCTggtccccctgtccccatcctcgTCCTGCTCCTGGAGACCAAGTCCCCATCCTGTCCTCAGTTCCTATCTCTGTCCTGCCCTCAACCCCTTCCCTATTCTGTCCCAGAGGACCCTGTCCCCATTCTCATCCTGCCCATGGAGGCCAAGTCCTCATCCCCATCCTGTCCTCAGTCCCCTGCTTGTCCTGCTGCTCGGGgttcctgtccccatcccaccctcATTGTTCCCTCCCCTCTCGGTGCCCAGGTCCCCCGGGGGACCCCTGTGCTGTCCTGGGGAGCACAGGGTGGGAGCCTGGTGGAGCTCCAGGGTGTCTGTCAGTGCCCAGATAAGAGGGGAGAAATAGTGGGGTCActtctcctgctctgtcccctctgGCAGCCCCAGACTGAAACCCGGGACTGGTGGCCAAATGCCTCAGTTAGGTGCCCTCTCCCCATCTCTttcctgtcccctctgtccctccagTGGATGGGATGTACTTGTCCCTTGGGGTGCTTGTGTGCCCTCACAGCAGTGCCACCCCATGGTTCTTGACTGTCCTCTTCACCAAAGCAGGGCTGTACCCAGGGACCCCCCTTGTGCCAGAGCTGGTGTCCTGGGGAGTCCTCGAGGCCGGGCAGAGGTGGTGGCACCTGGAGACCTTCGGTGGGATAGGGTAGTGCCGTGCCCGTGGCTGAAACCAGCTCCAGCCTGTCCCGTGTTGGGTTTCCCTGGCCATGGACACGTCCCCAGaacccagcagggctgtgcagtgTCCCCGGGTCCCTCCTAGGACCTTTCCAGTCTGAGGCACAGCTCGGTCAGAGGGACGCAGCCCCAGCAcgggacagggatggggacgGGGTCAGCAACCTCTGGTGCCCCAGGAGAGCAGCTCGGGGGTCCTGCCACCCCCGCCTGTCGTTGGTGGTCATCCGTGTCCCCTGCCTGGCGGTGACCCCGGCCCCTGTGTCCCCACGCAGCCCCCCcggagctgcaggagcagacCCTGGTGCTGGTGAAGCCGGATGCGGTGCAGCGGCGCTTGGTGGGCAGCGTCATCCAACGCTTCGAGCGCCGCGGCTTCAAGCTGGTGGCCATGAAACTGCTCCAGGTACCcatccccagggaccccccGGCAcacaggggaggggaggggtcACCATCTGGGTGTCCCCACCGTCACTACACGTTGCCCTCAGGCAGACCAAGGGCTCCTGGACAAGCACTACCAGCACCTGCGGCAGAAACCCTTCTACCCTGTCCTCCTGCAGTACATGAGCTCGGGGCCTGTGGTGGCCAtggtgaggggatggggggatggggtggggtgggatagaggggttgggatgggatggaatggggtGGGATAGAGgggataggatgggatgggatggcatAGGGTGGGGCGGGATAGAGGGGTtgggatggaatggaatgggatgggatggaatggaatgggatgggggtGTTGGGGTTAGGGTGAGTTTGGGAGGGGTGGGAGGTTGCTCAAGTGTCCTCTTGTCCCCCAGGTGTGGGAGGGCTACAACGTGGTGAGGTCCACGCGGGCCATGGTGGGGGACACGGACTCGGCCAAGGCATCCGCGGGCACCATCCGAGGGGACTTCAGCATGCACGTCAGCAggtgaggggggtggggggcagcggTGGGACCCCCGTGGCCATTGTCACCCTCACTGTCACCGTCCCCTCCCAGGAACGTGGTCCACGCCAGCGACTCGGTGGAGACGGCCCAGAGGGAGATCGGGTTCTGGTTCCAGAGGAACGAGCTGGTGGCCTGGCAGAGCGGAGATCGGGATTTCACCTACGGACCCTGAGGAGACCCCCAGACCCACAATAAACCCCAGGGCCTCCCCCTCGGGCCACTCACTGCCCTCGGGTGCCACCCGCAAGCTCCATGGGGCTGtgggagggcactgggatgtcccctgggggcactgggagggcactgggatgTCCATGGGGAGCACTGGGAAACACTGGAATGTTCCTGGTGATCACAACATGGTACTGGGAATCTCTGTGAGACACTGGGATGTCCCCACGGTGCATGGGGGCTGTACTGGGAAGCACTGGGCTTGCACTGGGGCAATACTGGTCAACTGTGAGAGGCGCTGGGATGTCCCTGAGGGGCACTGGACACTACTGGGGGGGGGCACTGGGTTGTCCGTGGGAAGGGCAATCAAGCAGTACTGGGAAACcctgggatgcactgggatgTCCCAAGGGAGCACTGGGTGGTAGTGGTAAGCACTGGGCTGGTATTGGGATGCAGTAGGATGGTACTGGAAAGGGGGGTTGTGCACTGGGATGGTACTGGGAAGCTCTGGAAGACACTGGAATTGTTCCTGGGGGGCACTAGAGCACTACTGGGAAGCTCTGAAAGATACTGGGCTGTCCACAGGGGTCACTGGGGTGGAACCGGGAAGTTCTAGGAAGCACTGGAATATCCCCAGTGGGCACTGGGGTGATGCTGATAagctctggggagggactgggcTCTCCCTGGGGAGCACTGGGGTGGTACTGGGAAGCTCTCAGATGCGCTGGGCAGCTCTGTGGGGTACTGGGTGGTACTGGGAAGCTCTGGGAGACAGTGGGCTGTTCCCAGTGTACACTGATGCTgcactgggaagcactgggCTGTCCGAGGGGCTGTACTGGAAAGGTCCGGGTGCCACTGAGCTGCCCCTGCTGGAGGCACTGGGCAATACTGGGAAACTCTGGGCGGCACTGGGCTGTGTCTTGGGGGAACTGGAACTGCACCGGGAAGCTCTGGGAAGTGCCGGGTTGCCCCTGGGAGGCACTGGGCGGTACTGGGAGTCAGGAGGCTCTGCCCGGGGGTCTCCGGGGTCAGGGGGTGCGTGGCTGTCGCTGTCCCCGCACTGCggcactggggacactgggcgGCGCTGTGGGACCCCGAGCCGGGCTCCGCTGTTGCCAGGCAACGGCTGCCGACGCTGCGCATGCGCTGCTGGCGGAGCGCCCCGCGGCCAGAACTACAGCTCCCGGCACGCTTTGCGGCGGCGGCCGGGACTACAGTTCCCATCACGCTTTGCGGCAGGGCCCTCCCGTTGCCGCCATGGCGGAGCCCGCAGCCCCCCGGGCGCCGCCGGACCTGGACACGGACGATTGTCTCCGGGAGTACCGGCACCTCTTCAGCCCCGACATCCTGGCGTGAGTGCCGGGAGCCTCCGCTCTGCAGGGCCGCggcctggggctggcagggtggCACGGCCAAAGAGCTGAGCGGGGCCACCGGGCCGTGCCTGGCGCTGGGCACTGAGTGTCCCTTTGTTCCCTCAGGGGCCAGGTGGCCTTCATCACCGGCGGCGGCTCCGGCATCGGCTTCCGCATCGCCGAGATCTTCATGAGGTGGGGGAGCTCTCCTTGGGCGCCAGCGGGGCGGAGGGGATGGAatctgccctgccctgccctgccctgccctgccctgccctgccctgccctgccctgccctgccctgccctgcccttcccttccctgcccctgccccttccccttccctgcccttccccttccccttccccttcctcttccccttccccttccccttccccttcccctttccccttccccttcccctttccccctccccttcccctcccctcccgtcccctcccctccttctcccctggGATAggtttctgctgtgctgtgacTCCTGAGTCCTGCAGGCCtggaggagcagccagcagTTCCTCCCTTCCGAAGCTGTtgtgccagctccctgcccgCACTCCTGGCTGTCCCCAGAGGCCCGGGGTGGctgaggagctggtgctgggtggttcccctcaccccccccctgctcccttGCAGACACGGCTGCCACACGGTCATTGCCAGCAGGAACCTGCAGCGGGTGTCAGAGGTGAGGCCCTGGGCTGCAGTGGGGTGGGCAGGCAGAAGGGGGATCTGGGAACCCCTGGAGAACCTTCTGCCATCTCCTCTGGGTGAAACTGGGAGCCCTGGGAATAGTGCAATGGGAGAAGGGgctcagcagtgctgccctgtctcctcccagtgctccagcagcagaaggcagaggtgaTGAACAGGGTGGATGGTTTAGAGGGGGCTGCACCTCACAGCAGAGCCCAGTTAATTGTGGAACTTGCTGCCTTCCCCCACCAGCCTTGAGGGGCTCTGTTCCAGGGATCAAATCACCCTTCTGTTgatgaggcagaaaaaaacaagctgtggtgctgagggtttGTCAGCAGAGcccaaggtcaggctggaatCTCAGCCTCAAGCAGGGCAGAAATCCCTTATCCAAGGGTTACTAGGGTTGAGGGGAACACTGAACCCAAAAATTTAGTTATATCTTGagatggagcagagcaaggTTTGTGGTAGCTGTGTGTGGATGCCACTGACATGTAATAAACATCAAAGCCTGTGAGGAGGCTGGCAtcacccagctgcctgctggagggGGTCAGTGCTGTCACTCCACATTCCCTCACACTCCTGTGCCAGAAGAGAAgatgcagagctcagcagcttttTAGTGCTCAGGGCTGGGGTCTCCTGAGGACACAGGGACTGCCTGCCCAGGTTCTTGCACTCCTGGACatttgcagagctgagctgaaagCTTCTCCCAGAAGGGCCCAAGGATCCCAAGCAGGACTGGGGAGCGTTGCTGGGGCttgggcagctgctgagcttgCCCATGCCCTGTGCTTCGTTTGTTGAACATTTCTGGGGAGGGTTTGTGGcagatgctgagctgcagagctggagtcTGCTCTGCCTCTCAGAGACCCTGGCAGCAGCCAGCTTGCCTTTGCCCTTCTGCCTGCTGGcagtcattttttatttattttttttaatctaaaggTTAATTTTCTCTGGGCTCATGCCACAGATGCCTCGTTGGGGTCCAACCTTTGTACTTGCTCTGCAGAGATGTTGCTTGGCTTGTGCTGTGTGGATGACAGGCCCTGGGGATAACTTGGCCTCAAGAGTTGTGTCCTGAGGGCCAGGCTGGCACTGAGCTGGGACAGGGCCTGCAGggttttcctctgggcagcccagggctgcagggtgctgtgggTCTCTCCCCTGCCTGCAGTGTTTGCTGTGGGCTCCTGCCTGTCACAAGGTCTGGGTCCAACCCCTGCTGAAACAGAGTCCCAAAAAGAACCTCAcctctctggttttgttttgttttatggttgtttgcttgtttttttttccaggcctcTAAAAAGCTGGTGGCAGCCACGGGCCAGCAGTGCCTGCCCCTCTCCATAGATGTCAGGCAGCCCCAGAGCATCGTGGCAGCAGTGGAGCAGGCACTGAAAGAGTTTGGGAGGATCGACATCCTGGTTAACAGTGAGCTgcaggggtgggcaggggggagAACTGACACAGACCCACTGCTGGAGTGTACTGTGGCTTGGGGCTTGTGTTTGCCCAGTGCCTGtgtgcctgggagcagagggaatggagGAAGCAGAGTTGTGCTCACTGCATggctctcccctccctgctctggctgCCCCAGAACCTCAGCCTGGCCGTGCTGCTGGCTGTCCCAAGCCACAGGATGTTTATCCCTTATCAAGGATGTTTCTACACCCCCTCCAGTCTACCCAAGCAGTTTTGCTTAGCTTCCCACTTGCCCTGAACCTGCCTGATCCCCTCCTGGCCCCATCCTGACTGTATCCCTGTTCTTCAGATGCTGCAGGAAACTTCCTGTGCCCAGccagctccctgtccttcaACGCCTTCAAGACAGTGATAGATATTGACACCATTGGCACCTTCAACACCTCCAAAGTCCTCTTTGAGAAATATTTCCGGGTAAGTGGAACTGGAGACAGGGAACTCTGTGTGTGTCCCTCCTAGCCCAGTTCTCCTGACCCCACACACACCTAATGCCACCTCAATCCTTCCCCAGGACCATGGTGGGGTCATCGTGAACATCACAGCAACCCTGAGCTACCGAGGCCAGGCCCTACAGGTGCATGCTGGTTCTGCTAAAGCTGCCATAGGTACCTAAATGCTCCATGCTGGGGCTCTGTCAGCTCTGTGGGGACAGGAAGGAAGCTGAGGCTTCCCAGATATTGGAATGGGAAGATGTCTGTGGGAGAAAGGAGGTTGCATGGAGATGGGGGTTGGCCCCTTCTCCCAAGTTGCAGCATATGATTATGAAGTTGCAGCAGattagatatgaggaagaatttctttactgaagagtggtcaggcactggcacaggctgcccagggaggtgctggagtcaccttccctggaggcatttaagaaatgtgtagatgtggcacttcagggcacACTCTAGTGGCCAAGATTGTAGGGGTTTTGTtctggtgtgggtttttttgtttggttggttttgggttttttgttcgtGTGTATgggtgatctcagaggtcctaTACAACCATGACTGTGCTTTCTGTGAGAGGTGACTTTAAATAGGTTTGGTTAGTAGGTGCCTGGGCTTGGGATGAGGCTCTTCTCTCCCCCAGGGACTGCTTTTCCAGGGCTTTTGGACAGTCACCTGtggcttcccccccccccaaaaaaaaaaccaaaccaaaagaaagcaacagaagTTACCAGAATGGCTCTGCTCTCCATTTCCTCCTTCCCATTGCAATCCCTCCCCAGATGCCATGACCCGTCACCTCGCTGTGGAGTGGGGACCCAACAAGATCCGGGTGAACAGCTTGGCCCCAGGCCCCATCACAGGCACTGAGGGCTACAGGAGGCTGGGTAAGGTGACCAGGggctcctgtccctgccctggtgGTGGCCAGGGGGTGTCTGGGAGGGGGCTGTGACAGCGCCATGAATGTTGGAGGGTGTGTGATGCAGTTCGTTGCTGCTGAGCATGGCTGGCACGTCCCTTTGGGGGGGTGCAGCCCTTCCTACATCCCTGTTACCTCCCAGGAGGCTGTTTTTGCTGTTGAGTGGCAGCTTTTTCAGCTCTCTGACACCTCGATGTGTTCTCCCAGAGCTCAGCCTGGTGCTGTAGGTCTTGCAGTCTGCCAGCAGTGCCTGTTCAGCCCTGGAGGCTGGGGAAGCTCTAAGGGGATCGTGCCAGGATCTCCCCTGGGGTCCAAGCAGTGCTGTGGGTGtctggcaggcagcagtggtTGTGGTCCCATGGTCCCAACTGACCTCTTCTTCTACCCTTTAGGTGGGAAGTTTGCCAAGGAGGCCAACCAGTTTGAGATGATCCCCCTCCAGCGTGCGGGGAACAAGACGGAGGTCGCCCACAGCACGCTCTACCTGGCCAGCCCCCTCTCCTCCTACGTGACAGGCACCACCCTGGTGGTGGATGGTGGGAGCTGGCTGACCTCTGCCAACAACTTCCCTGCCATGCTGGGTATTGCTTCATCCTCTGCTAAGCTCTAGGTGACTGTGCCTTTCCCCCCCACGGGGTTAGGGCAGGGCTCCTGTCACAAGTCCCTGTCACCCTCTCACAGGGACATGGCTGCCAGGGGTGGTGGCATCGCCTCTGTCACCTTGTGCCGTGCCCTGTGAGGGAAGAGGGGGCACACCACGGGTGTTGGGGTCTCAGGATGAGGGCAGCCAGCCCAGGTTTCAACTTGTCAGCACTTTTTCAGAGCCTTCCTCTGGTTTTGGGAAGGTGGTGGAGCAGGGACCATCTCTGAGCCCTCGTGGACAGTCCCAGAGATGatttaggaagggcaggagaACTTGCTGGGTTTTTCCTCTGAGCCTGTGGGTGATGGTGTTGTCTTTTGTCATTCTGCCAGAGGATGCTTGTCTAGACACTTCAGAGTGTCTCCTGAAGCTCCTTTTGTTGTGCCCCACCAGCAGGGTCTGGCACAGAGactcctgcctctgcttccctgttttttatttccatgggTTAGGTGGCCGCGTTTTGTGCTGAGCTGCACACAGGACTCTGTACCCCTGCAGAAGGTGGTGCCAACAGAGAGGGGGGGTGGGctcctctctgtccctctcctgtgtcctgcctggcagcctgtgccagcagggcaggggtgggcagGGCTGTGCACCCACCTCCCCACTGTCTGCTTGCaggtttctgggctgcaggagcaaaCACGAATCAGTGATGGACAGCCTGGgacctggccctgctgctgctggacacAGTGGGGTGACACTGCTCATCCTGCCGGGGGGAGGGaaccccagggtgctgggtggggaGCTGGCCCACCCCCCTTCTCTGCTGTCACTgtcctgggagctgcagtggCCAAGAGCGCAGGGAGGGTGTGGGATGTGGGGGCTGTGACTGCCACTGTCCCTTTGCATCTCCCTCCGAGTTGCTCTCCCCACATATCCTTGATCCCCAGGCAGTGATGTCCATGGATTTCcgtcccctcccacccccaccaCAGCCTGAGAGCTGGACAGGGCCcgctccagcagctccttttgGGACGGGGCAGTGGTTCAGCCGAGCTGGGGTTGCTGGGGACAGCTCTCAGAGAGGAACAAAGGACCAAA
The sequence above is a segment of the Heliangelus exortis chromosome 17, bHelExo1.hap1, whole genome shotgun sequence genome. Coding sequences within it:
- the NME4 gene encoding nucleoside diphosphate kinase, mitochondrial yields the protein MGSLGRCLARSLLRGQPGLSCPPGPRCYGSAPPELQEQTLVLVKPDAVQRRLVGSVIQRFERRGFKLVAMKLLQADQGLLDKHYQHLRQKPFYPVLLQYMSSGPVVAMVWEGYNVVRSTRAMVGDTDSAKASAGTIRGDFSMHVSRNVVHASDSVETAQREIGFWFQRNELVAWQSGDRDFTYGP
- the DECR2 gene encoding peroxisomal 2,4-dienoyl-CoA reductase [(3E)-enoyl-CoA-producing] isoform X1, producing the protein MLISSGEGLGSPWGALGWYWEALRCAGQLCGVLGGTGKLWETVGCSQCTLMLHWEALGCPRGCTGKVRVPLSCPCWRHWAILGNSGRHWAVSWGNWNCTGKLWEVPGCPWEALGGTGSQEALPGGLRGQGVRGCRCPRTAALGTLGGAVGPRAGLRCCQATAADAAHALLAERPAARTTAPGTLCGGGRDYSSHHALRQGPPVAAMAEPAAPRAPPDLDTDDCLREYRHLFSPDILAGQVAFITGGGSGIGFRIAEIFMRHGCHTVIASRNLQRVSEASKKLVAATGQQCLPLSIDVRQPQSIVAAVEQALKEFGRIDILVNNAAGNFLCPASSLSFNAFKTVIDIDTIGTFNTSKVLFEKYFRDHGGVIVNITATLSYRGQALQVHAGSAKAAIDAMTRHLAVEWGPNKIRVNSLAPGPITGTEGYRRLGGKFAKEANQFEMIPLQRAGNKTEVAHSTLYLASPLSSYVTGTTLVVDGGSWLTSANNFPAMLGIASSSAKL
- the DECR2 gene encoding peroxisomal 2,4-dienoyl-CoA reductase [(3E)-enoyl-CoA-producing] isoform X2; this translates as MAEPAAPRAPPDLDTDDCLREYRHLFSPDILAGQVAFITGGGSGIGFRIAEIFMRHGCHTVIASRNLQRVSEASKKLVAATGQQCLPLSIDVRQPQSIVAAVEQALKEFGRIDILVNNAAGNFLCPASSLSFNAFKTVIDIDTIGTFNTSKVLFEKYFRDHGGVIVNITATLSYRGQALQVHAGSAKAAIDAMTRHLAVEWGPNKIRVNSLAPGPITGTEGYRRLGGKFAKEANQFEMIPLQRAGNKTEVAHSTLYLASPLSSYVTGTTLVVDGGSWLTSANNFPAMLGTWLPGVVASPLSPCAVPCEGRGGTPRVLGSQDEGSQPRFQLVSTFSEPSSGFGKVVEQGPSLSPRGQSQR
- the DECR2 gene encoding peroxisomal 2,4-dienoyl-CoA reductase [(3E)-enoyl-CoA-producing] isoform X5 codes for the protein MAEPAAPRAPPDLDTDDCLREYRHLFSPDILAGQVAFITGGGSGIGFRIAEIFMRHGCHTVIASRNLQRVSEASKKLVAATGQQCLPLSIDVRQPQSIVAAVEQALKEFGRIDILVNNAAGNFLCPASSLSFNAFKTVIDIDTIGTFNTSKVLFEKYFRDHGGVIVNITATLSYRGQALQVHAGSAKAAIDAMTRHLAVEWGPNKIRVNSLAPGPITGTEGYRRLGGKFAKEANQFEMIPLQRAGNKTEVAHSTLYLASPLSSYVTGTTLVVDGGSWLTSANNFPAMLGGRVLC
- the DECR2 gene encoding peroxisomal 2,4-dienoyl-CoA reductase [(3E)-enoyl-CoA-producing] isoform X4, with product MAEPAAPRAPPDLDTDDCLREYRHLFSPDILAGQVAFITGGGSGIGFRIAEIFMRHGCHTVIASRNLQRVSEASKKLVAATGQQCLPLSIDVRQPQSIVAAVEQALKEFGRIDILVNNAAGNFLCPASSLSFNAFKTVIDIDTIGTFNTSKVLFEKYFRDHGGVIVNITATLSYRGQALQVHAGSAKAAIDAMTRHLAVEWGPNKIRVNSLAPGPITGTEGYRRLGGKFAKEANQFEMIPLQRAGNKTEVAHSTLYLASPLSSYVTGTTLVVDGGSWLTSANNFPAMLGFWAAGANTNQ
- the DECR2 gene encoding peroxisomal 2,4-dienoyl-CoA reductase [(3E)-enoyl-CoA-producing] isoform X3; translation: MAEPAAPRAPPDLDTDDCLREYRHLFSPDILAGQVAFITGGGSGIGFRIAEIFMRHGCHTVIASRNLQRVSEASKKLVAATGQQCLPLSIDVRQPQSIVAAVEQALKEFGRIDILVNNAAGNFLCPASSLSFNAFKTVIDIDTIGTFNTSKVLFEKYFRDHGGVIVNITATLSYRGQALQVHAGSAKAAIGGKFAKEANQFEMIPLQRAGNKTEVAHSTLYLASPLSSYVTGTTLVVDGGSWLTSANNFPAMLGTWLPGVVASPLSPCAVPCEGRGGTPRVLGSQDEGSQPRFQLVSTFSEPSSGFGKVVEQGPSLSPRGQSQR
- the DECR2 gene encoding peroxisomal 2,4-dienoyl-CoA reductase [(3E)-enoyl-CoA-producing] isoform X6, yielding MAEPAAPRAPPDLDTDDCLREYRHLFSPDILAGQVAFITGGGSGIGFRIAEIFMRHGCHTVIASRNLQRVSEASKKLVAATGQQCLPLSIDVRQPQSIVAAVEQALKEFGRIDILVNNAAGNFLCPASSLSFNAFKTVIDIDTIGTFNTSKVLFEKYFRDHGGVIVNITATLSYRGQALQVHAGSAKAAIGGKFAKEANQFEMIPLQRAGNKTEVAHSTLYLASPLSSYVTGTTLVVDGGSWLTSANNFPAMLGIASSSAKL